From the genome of Deltaproteobacteria bacterium, one region includes:
- the ilvD gene encoding dihydroxy-acid dehydratase has product MRSDQTKKGLERMPHRALYCAAGVPQAAMGKPFIGLATSYTDLVPGHVGMRVLERAVENGVHAGGGYPFLFGVPAVCDGIAMGHRGMHYSLPLREIVADLVESVAEAHALDGLVLLTNCDKITPGMLMAAARLDIPCIVLTAGPMHSGRIGNRRLSLVSDTFEAVGRFQRGEIDAAELSRLEAEACPGEGSCQGLYTANTMACLTETMGMSLPGCATALAGMSKKRHIAYASGQRVVELVRKNVTARKILTKAAFANAIRVDLALGGSSNSVLHLLAIAREAGVDLPLSEFDRLSRETPQLTTVTPGGPHMMEDVEYSGGIPAILNRLLPFLKKNPTVSGEEITAIARRGRVLDDGIIRTLKAPVRKEGGLAILTGNLAPGGAVVKQSGVDPSMFFFRGKARVFDSEEAAMAAIMGGKIRPGSVVVIRYEGPRGGPGMREMLSPTAAIMGMGLGTKVALITDGRFSGGTHGPCIGHISPEAMEGGPIALVREGDPIVLDIPKRKLSLDVPAAELARRRKGWKAPAPKVAKGYLSRYAKLVRSAGEGAVVV; this is encoded by the coding sequence ATGCGCAGCGACCAAACGAAAAAAGGGCTGGAGCGGATGCCGCACCGGGCGCTTTACTGCGCCGCCGGCGTCCCCCAGGCCGCGATGGGGAAACCGTTCATCGGTCTCGCCACCTCCTACACGGACCTCGTTCCAGGCCACGTCGGGATGCGGGTCCTCGAGCGGGCGGTCGAAAACGGCGTTCACGCCGGCGGGGGGTATCCCTTCCTCTTCGGCGTTCCGGCCGTGTGCGACGGGATCGCCATGGGGCACCGCGGGATGCACTACTCCCTGCCGCTGCGGGAGATCGTGGCGGACCTGGTCGAGTCGGTGGCCGAGGCGCACGCGCTCGACGGCCTTGTCCTTCTCACCAACTGCGACAAGATCACGCCCGGCATGCTGATGGCGGCGGCGCGTCTCGACATCCCGTGCATCGTCCTGACCGCGGGCCCGATGCACTCGGGGCGGATCGGGAACCGGCGCCTGTCGCTGGTCTCCGACACCTTCGAGGCGGTCGGCCGCTTCCAGCGGGGGGAGATCGACGCGGCGGAGCTTTCCCGCCTCGAGGCGGAGGCGTGTCCCGGCGAGGGGTCGTGCCAGGGGCTCTACACCGCGAACACGATGGCGTGCCTGACCGAGACGATGGGGATGTCCCTCCCCGGGTGCGCCACGGCCCTCGCGGGGATGTCGAAGAAGCGGCACATCGCCTACGCGAGCGGGCAGCGGGTGGTCGAACTTGTGCGCAAGAACGTGACGGCGCGGAAGATCCTGACGAAGGCGGCCTTCGCCAACGCGATCCGCGTCGACCTGGCGCTGGGCGGTTCCTCCAACTCGGTGCTCCACCTGCTGGCGATCGCCCGCGAGGCGGGAGTCGACCTGCCGCTTTCCGAGTTCGACCGGCTTTCCCGCGAAACCCCGCAGCTCACGACGGTGACGCCCGGCGGGCCGCACATGATGGAAGACGTGGAGTACTCGGGCGGGATCCCGGCGATCCTCAACCGCCTTCTTCCGTTCCTCAAGAAAAACCCGACCGTCTCCGGCGAGGAGATCACGGCGATCGCCCGGCGCGGGCGCGTGCTGGACGACGGTATCATCCGGACCCTCAAGGCCCCCGTCCGGAAAGAGGGGGGGCTGGCGATCCTCACGGGGAACCTCGCCCCGGGGGGCGCGGTCGTCAAGCAGTCCGGGGTCGACCCGTCGATGTTCTTCTTCCGGGGGAAGGCGCGCGTGTTCGACTCCGAGGAAGCGGCGATGGCGGCGATCATGGGGGGGAAGATCCGCCCCGGCTCGGTCGTGGTCATCCGCTACGAGGGCCCTCGCGGCGGCCCCGGGATGCGGGAGATGCTCTCCCCCACGGCGGCGATCATGGGGATGGGGCTGGGGACGAAGGTCGCGCTGATCACCGACGGGCGGTTCTCGGGCGGCACGCACGGCCCCTGCATCGGGCACATCTCCCCGGAGGCGATGGAGGGGGGACCGATCGCGCTGGTGCGCGAAGGCGATCCGATCGTCCTCGACATCCCGAAGCGGAAACTTTCCCTGGACGTCCCCGCGGCGGAACTCGCGCGGCGGCGAAAGGGGTGGAAAGCCCCCGCCCCGAAGGTGGCGAAGGGATACCTCTCCCGGTACGCGAAGCTCGTCCGTTCGGCCGGCGAGGGCGCGGTGGTCGTGTGA
- a CDS encoding DUF465 domain-containing protein produces MGQSLEEKTAALIAKDPEFKALVEEHRLLDEKLKELDRKVYLLPDEEVERKRLQKLKLARKDKIAQILNA; encoded by the coding sequence ATGGGCCAGAGCCTGGAAGAGAAGACGGCCGCCCTGATCGCGAAGGATCCGGAGTTCAAGGCACTCGTCGAGGAGCATCGCCTGCTCGACGAGAAACTGAAGGAACTTGACCGCAAGGTGTACCTTCTCCCCGACGAGGAAGTCGAGCGGAAGCGGCTCCAGAAGCTCAAACTCGCCAGGAAGGACAAGATCGCGCAAATTCTGAACGCGTAG